The following coding sequences lie in one Trichoderma breve strain T069 chromosome 1, whole genome shotgun sequence genomic window:
- a CDS encoding major facilitator superfamily domain-containing protein, with product MAYHIPRDESPSFAQTGEEFHLDSDAYDEDEDDDLRSQVGGSSSETYEMVSGGKRRQDQYKIGGGHSSERLVEGDYVDAGPSTAGGGGRGRGLSVSSVESFQLYTPDEDKAVRRKFDRKLVLFVALLYMLSFLDRSNIGNARIAGMDEDLQSNPPREEWYEWALTSFYIAYIAFEWMSLLWKLIPAHIYVSVLVLTWGLTASLQAIAVSYPMLITLRVLLGIGEAGFTGVPFYLSFFYKRHELAFRTAIFISAAPLATSFASTLAWIIVKVGQLSPIAPWRLLFLIEGFPSVIVSVIAWSVIPDSPQTAHYLTKREKKVARLRLRRETSSPSKTNKKSPLKAREILSVLRDPIAWITPAMFFLTNMAYSSLPVFLPKILTEMGHDSLTAQALSAPPYLLAFFIVLFTAHMSDRLAARTAPIVFHALSSAFGYAILALSHPLHIPPFVRYLAVYPAAIGFFNVVTLVIAWNINNQASQSRQGGGFALMQLIGQCGPLIGTRLYPDREAPYYTRGMWTCASAMLAVAFLAVILRFYLKRQNHKMDIAEKERQADSTTVEEEGLVVPGKKRRHADKFRYML from the exons ATGGCCTACCACATCCCCCGCGATGAGTCCCCGTCGTTTGCCCAGACGGGGGAGGAATTCCACCTGGACAGCGACGCAtacgatgaagacgaagacgacgatttGCGGTCCCaggtcggcggcagcagctcggaGACGTATGAGATGGTGAGCGGCGGGAAGAGGCGACAGGACCAATACAAGATCGGAGGAGGACACAGCAGCGAGCGGCTCGTGGAAGGTGATTATGTTGATGCCGGACCTTCGACGGCGGGAGGCGGAGGTAGAGGCCGTGGCCTGAGCGTCAGCTCCGTGGAGAGCTTCCAGCTGTATACGCCGGACGAGGACAAGGCCGTGAGGCGCAAGTTTGACCGCAAGCTGGTGCTCTTCGTGGCGCTGCTGTATATGCTGAGCTTTCTCGACCGATCCA ATATCGGCAACGCGCGCATCGCCGGCATGGACGAAGATTTGCAGTCCAACCCTCCTCGTGAAGAGTGGTACGAGTGGGCGCTCACGTCCTTTTACATTGCCTACATTGCCTTTGAATGGATGTCCCTCCTATGGAAGCTCATTCCGGCGCACATATACGTCTCTGTCCTCGTCTTAACCTGGGGACTAACAGCATCGCTACAAGCCATTGCCGTGTCATATCCAATGCTCATCACGCTGCGTGTTCTACTTGGTATAGGAGAGGCGGGCTTCACAGGGGTACCTTTTTACCTAAGTTTCTTTTACAAGAGGCACGAATTGGCCTTTCGCacagccatcttcatctcagctgCTCCCCTTGCGACAAGTTTCGCATCAACTCTGGCGTGGATCATCGTCAAGGTTGGCCAACTCAGTCCCATTGCGCCCTGgcgcctcctcttcctcatcgaaGGCTTCCCCTCGGTCATCGTCTCCGTCATCGCATGGAGCGTCATCCCCGACTCTCCCCAGACGGCTCACTACCTCACcaagcgagagaagaaggtcgcccgcctccgtctccgtcgcgaaacctcctcgccctcaaAGACCAACAAGAAATCCCCTCTCAAGGCTCGTGAGATCCTCTCCGTTCTCCGCGACCCTATTGCATGGATCACTCCCGCCATGTTCTTCCTCACCAACATGGCCTACTCCTCCCTCCCCGTCTTCCTCCCGAAAATTCTCACCGAGATGGGCCACGACAGTCTTACCGCCCAAGCTCTCAGCGCACCCCCTTAcctcctcgccttcttcatcgtcctcttcacAGCTCACATGTCCGATCGCCTCGCCGCCCGCACCGCCCCCATCGTCTTCCACGCTCTCTCCTCAGCATTCGGCTacgccatcctcgccctctcccACCCGCTTCACATCCCCCCTTTCGTCCGCTACCTCGCAGTCTACCCCGCCGccatcggcttcttcaacgtcgtCACTCTTGTCATCGCCTGGAACATCAACAACCAGGCCAGCCAGAGCCGTCAGGGCGGCGGCTTCGCCCTCATGCAGCTCATCGGCCAGTGCGGGCCCCTCATCGGCACGCGCCTCTATCCCGACCGTGAGGCGCCGTACTACACGCGCGGCATGTGGACCTGCGCATCGGCCATGCTTGCCGTGGCTTTCTTGGCTGTCATTTTGCGTTTCTACCTGAAGAGACAGAACCATAAAATGGACATCGCTGAAAAGGAGAGGCAAGCAGACAGCACgaccgtcgaggaggagggcttGGTTGTTCccggaaagaaaaggagacaCGCAGACAAGTTCCGATATATGTTGTGA
- a CDS encoding HEAT repeats domain-containing protein yields the protein MGPHRGVSLTQVHPSPADDAETDIDIIAIHGLDTKSLDTWVWKSKLPYGDVNWLASPQMLPRRVGRARIFTCDWPSDLFEQPDLIQKTTEEFARLLLAGINQRPLPKTSHPKRKDPPIVFVASCLGGIILMNALLIADHTLSEYTAIRRSTRGIVFLATPFRGTSFQDVANWAEPGLRAWALIRGQKVSNLLDSVKGSTFQLEELVRSFTQLCQDKDYPCQVTTFYETGMTNLHRKFPLSWLIPSPLMNQFCLPKPLVDSSSATLDIVPHPLPLDRCHLMMNKFEDPEDPDYRCVAAKIEEILQNIRTNSLLNDADAWIRNKHYTADKLRIERLSGDLLSMDQCYINLVVVEQRHQDASHSKGGYGTTSPFSLFNRQKVETPEKAAQVELAAIFNERKGRDGNLIQPRRILIRGRAGVGKTTLCKKIIHEFTRGTWSEWNNLFDRVLWVPLRNLKLKERREIAGYGFEQLFAHEYFSLSSEKSKFARELFLAYESELETKSSRTLFLLDGLDEVSQDLGEGSMSDFLDELLKQPNVIITSRPSGKMLLGMDLELETIGFYPDQVKDYIEKVFTNSKTIETDMGTVNKVWTFLQNHWLIQGLVRIPIQLDALCYSWKDIRSDMPTTMSALYQTIELSLWKKDILRLKKTHGENPVTAGHIQAASRQKIEDFVKDEILFLESLAFTGLHDDVIEFEQNHLNRISDSIRNFLPDKIVPCLSFLRTSNPSSEDCNRSYHFIHLTFQEYFAARYFVRQWLAGAPLNCIELSRGKIDKSEPVKFFQKHKYTARYDILWRFVAGLLDSKREEDDGKIQEFFQKIEEEPVDFLRPTHQRLVMHCLSEVLSNFPARFGLEQHLAKWLVFEGEFTESKILHLASEIEFPEQSLSTAFRQGSHDVKAKILQSLKKRPTFPASIIEEVVFWLEHDKGFSRTSTITALTQLSLPVEILNSVAARLKEKMGFIRKVAAIVLGQQANLPKEILGDLVAQLKDEDEAARLAAVEALGRQSLPNDILMDIVTQLQDEDYSIRRATATALSRQTLPDEILKNITVGLKDEDEATRLAIVEALSRQSLPDEILKDMIAGLEDENGSTRRVAVEVLGRQANLPNETLEDIVARLKDKDNLIQWAAIGALGGQANLPNEILKGVAAWLEDESESVREATVRALGQQVALPYEFLEAIAARLEDDDGSVREAVVQFLSQQTTLPDEILIAIAARLKDEVKSVRQTAVFAIRRHREFYCTHLTASHAASLYDVLFLLSFQEQLSWYVDDDYTYINFPEGIMKSPRHGQHGLSEFTKSTPRR from the exons ATGGGGCCTCACAGGGGAGTCAGTCTTACCCAGGTGCACCCTTCGCCCGCCGACGACGCCGAGACAGACATCGATATTATTGCAATCCATGGTCTAGACACGAAATCTCTGGACACATGGGTTTGGAAGTCAAAACTCCCCTATGGAGATGTCAACTGGCTGGCATCCCCGCAGATGCTTCCAAGAAGAGTAGGACGTGCCCGGATCTTCACGTGTGACTGGCCATCCGACCTCTTTGAACAGCCGGATCTGATACAGAAAACAACCGAAGAGTTTGCTCGCCTCTTGCTCGCTGGTATCAATCAGCGTCCTTTGCCAAAGACTAGTCacccaaagaggaaagaTCCTCCAATTGTCTTTGTTGCGTCATGTCTCGGGGGCATCATTTTGATGAACGCCCTCTTGATCGCTGACCATACTCTAAGTGAATATACTGCCATTAGGCGATCGACACGCGGAATTGTCTTCCTTGCTACGCCCTTCCGGGGGACTTCATTTCAAGATGTAGCAAACTGGGCAGAGCCTGGTCTGAGAGCCTGGGCTTTAATTCGAGGCCAAAAAGTGAGCAACCTTCTCGATTCGGTCAAGGGATCGACTTTCCAGCTTGAGGAACTTGTGCGCAGCTTCACTCAGCTGTGTCAAGACAAAGATTATCCTTGCCAAGTGACTACTTTCTACGAAACGGGCATGACAAATCTGCACCGTAAATTCCCTCTAAGTTGGTTGATTCCGTCTCCCCTAATGAACCAGTTTTGCCTTCCAAAGCCG CTCGTTGATAGCTCTTCGGCGACTCTGGATATTGTCCCACACCCACTGCCACTTGATCGATGTCATCTAATGATGAACAAGTTTGAGGACCCTGAAGATCCGGATTACAGATGTGTTGCAGCGAAAATTGAAGAAATTCTCCAAAATATCCGTACAAATTCCTTGCTCAATGACGCTGACGCTTGGATAAGGAACAAGCATTATACTGCAGATAAGCTCAGGATTGAACGTCTCTCGGGTGACCTGTTGTCAATGGATCAGTGCTACATCAATCTTGTCGTTGTAGAACAGCGCCACCAAGATGCAAGTCACTCAAAGGGGGGCTACGGAACAACCTCTCCATTTTCGCTCTTCAATCGACAAAAGGTTGAGACACCAGAAAAAGCAGCTCAGGTTGAATTGGCAGCAATCTTTAATGAACGCAAAGGACGCGATGGTAATCTAATACAACCAAGAAGAATCCTGATTCGAGGACGCGCAGGAGTCGGCAAGACCACCTTGTGCAAGAAGATTATCCATGAATTTACTCGAGGCACCTGGAGCGAATGGAACAACTTATTTGACCGTGTCCTTTGGGTACCTCTACGAAACCTAAAGCTGAAAGAGAGACGTGAAATAGCTGGATACGGCTTTGAACAGCTCTTCGCTCATGAATATTTCTCTCTGTCGTCTGAGAAATCAAAGTTTGCTAGAGAATTGTTTTTGGCTTACGAATCAGAGTTGGAGACGAAGAGTAGCAGGActttatttcttcttgatggtTTAGATGAAGTATCCCAAGACCTTGGCGAAGGTAGTATGTCTGACTTCCTTGACGAGCTTTTAAAACAGCCAAACGTCATAATCACTTCTCGGCCATCTGGCAAAATGCTACTGGGCATGGATCTCGAATTAGAAACGATCGGATTCTACCCAGATCAAGTAAAGGACTACATCGAAAAAGTCTTTACTAATTCAAAAACGATCGAGACTGATATGGGAACAGTCAACAAAGTTTGGACCTTTCTTCAAAACCATTGGCTGATTCAGGGCCTTGTGCGTATCCCCATTCAACTGGATGCGCTTTGCTATTCCTGGAAGGATATTCGCAGCGATATGCCGACGACCATGTCTGCCCTTTACCAAACTATAGAACTTAGCCTGTGGAAAAAGGACATTTTGCGACTAAAGAAAACACATGGCGAGAATCCAGTAACAGCGGGCCATATCCAAGCTGCCAGCCGCCAAAAGATCGAGGATTTCGTCAAAGATGAGATACTTTTCCTTGAAAGCCTTGCGTTTACTGGACTACATGATGATGTCATAGAATTTGAACAAAACCATTTGAACCGTATATCTGACTCCATCCGGAATTTCTTGCCAGACAAGATCGTTCCAtgtctttcctttttgcGAACCTCAAACCCTTCATCAGAAGACTGCAACCGAAGCTATCACTTTATACACCTCACTTTTCAAGAGTACTTTGCAGCACGGTACTTTGTACGGCAATGGCTTGCCGGAGCACCTCTCAATTGTATAGAACTCAGCCGTGGGAAGATTGACAAGTCTGAACCTGTCAAATTCTTTCAGAAGCACAAATACACAGCACGCTACGACATCTTGTGGCGCTTTGTTGCCGGATTACTTGACTccaaaagggaagaagacgacgggAAAATCCAGGAGTTTTTTCAGAAAATCGAAGAAGAACCAGTCGATTTCTTAAGGCCTACGCATCAACGGCTAGTCATGCATTGCTTGAGCGAAGTGTTGAGTAACTTTCCAGCTCGATTCGGCCTGGAACAGCACCTGGCCAAGTGGCTAGTGTTTGAAGGCGAATTCACAGAAAGTAAGATTCTTCATCTAGCAAGTGAGATAGAGTTTCCTGAGCAGTCATTGAGCACCGCCTTTCGCCAAGGGTCTCATGATGTGAAAGCAAAAATTCTACAGTCGCTAAAGAAACGGCCCACGTTTCCGGCGAGCATTATTGAAGAGGTAGTCTTCTGGCTAGAGCACGACAAAGGGTTTTCCCGAACTTCCACCATCACGGCCTTGACGCAGCTATCCTTGCCTGTCGAGATCCTTAACTCTGTAGCAGCACGTctgaaggaaaagatgggatTTATCCGAAAGGTTGCTGCTATAGTCTTGGGCCAGCAAGCGAACTTACCTAAAGAAATCCTGGGGGATTTGGTAGCGCAGCTTaaggatgaggatgaggctgcccggttggctgctgttgaagCCTTAGGTCGGCAGAGCTTGCCTAATGATATCCTGATGGATATCGTAACGCAGCTTCAGGATGAGGACTATTCTATCCGACGGGCTACCGCTACAGCCTTAAGTCGGCAAACTTTGCCTGACGAGATCCTGAAGAACATAACCGTGGGACTgaaagatgaggatgaggctaCCCGATTAGCTATTGTTGAAGCCTTAAGTCGGCAAAGCTTACCTGACGAGATCCTGAAAGACATGATCGCGGGACTTGAGGATGAGAACGGGTCTACCCGACGGGTTGCTGTTGAAGTCTTAGGCCGGCAAGCGAACTTACCTAACGAGACCCTGGAGGACATAGTCGCACGGCTTAAAGATAAAGACAATCTTATCCAATGGGCTGCCATTGGAGCCTTAG GCGGGCAAGCGAACTTACCTAACGAAATTCTAAAAGGTGTAGCAGCATGGCTTGAAG atgagagTGAATCCGTCCGAGAGGCTACTGTCCGGGCCTTGGGCCAGCAGGTAGCCTTGCCTTACGAATTTCTAGAAGCCATAGCAGCACGgcttgaagacgacgatggatCCGTCCGAGAGGCTGTTGTTCAGTTCTTAAGCCAGCAAACAACTTTACCTGACGAAATCTTGATTGCCATAGCGGCGCGGCTTAAGGACGAGGTTAAGTCGGTCCGACAGACCGCTGTGTTTGCAATACGAAGGCATAGGGAATTCTATTGCACCCATCTCACAGCCTCCCATGCTGCCTCTCTTTATGATGTTTTGTTCCTGCTTAGCTTTCAGGAGCAATTGAGTTGGTATGTTGACGATGATTACACCTATATCAACTTCCCGGAGGGCATTATGAAAAGTCCTCGTCATGGACAACATGGTCTCTCAGAGTTTACTAAAAGCACGCCGAGACGATga